A stretch of the Medicago truncatula cultivar Jemalong A17 chromosome 5, MtrunA17r5.0-ANR, whole genome shotgun sequence genome encodes the following:
- the LOC11437327 gene encoding uncharacterized protein: MMQAAAEKLVSVIGHWLPFPFRREQQQQQQRIVFYDEADDNDMWVICPFKNCSGYLLNDGFQTVIDADCPICHRLFCSRCNVPWHAGETCQQFQHNKLKCEILDPCENHFSKKRESPFGDKENLTPVSQSKSLCPIRKSARLCNESPSPPPVQEDLVQSCIVGWQKTTYCPFKNCSVLLVNDGDDVVTSAECPSCHRLFCAQCMVPWHGGINCDEFKQQKKGKEAAAAMETETGSRQSSKSFCGVCFDFVPENDIVRGSGTCNHPFCANCISNHVAAQLSQSVMEFNCPNPRCFEELKPQHLHSILPEEVIVQWESERI; this comes from the coding sequence ATGATGCAAGCAGCAGCAGAGAAGCTAGTTTCCGTCATAGGTCACTGGCTACCGTTCCCGTTCCGACGagagcagcaacaacaacaacaaagaataGTTTTCTACGATGAAGCTGATGATAACGATATGTGGGTGATTTGTCCGTTCAAGAATTGCTCAGGTTATCTCTTGAATGATGGGTTTCAAACTGTTATTGATGCAGATTGCCCCATTTGTCATAGGTTATTCTGCTCGCGATGCAACGTTCCTTGGCATGCAGGTGAAACCTGTCAACAATTCCAACACAACAAACTCAAATGTGAAATCCTTGATCCCTGCGAAAACCATTTTTCAAAGAAGAGAGAATCTCCCTTTGGTGATAAAGAAAATCTTACACCAGTTTCACAGTCCAAGTCCTTATGTCCAATTAGAAAGAGTGCGCGTCTATGTAATGAGTCTCCTAGTCCTCCTCCAGTTCAAGAAGATTTGGTGCAATCTTGTATTGTTGGGTGGCAAAAGACTACTTATTGTCCATTCAAGAATTGTTCGGTTTTGTTGGTGAATGATGGCGATGATGTTGTTACTAGCGCGGAGTGTCCTTCATGTCATAGGCTATTTTGTGCGCAATGTATGGTTCCGTGGCATGGAGGAATCAACTGTGACgaattcaaacaacaaaagaagGGGAAAGAAGCAGCAGCTGCCATGGAGACCGAAACTGGTTCTCGACAGTCATCAAAATCCTTTTGTggtgtatgttttgattttgtacCAGAGAATGATATTGTTAGAGGTAGTGGCACATGTAACCATCCATTTTGTGCTAATTGTATATCTAATCATGTGGCTGCACAACTAAGCCAGAGTGTAATGGAGTTTAATTGTCCAAATCCAAGATGTTTCGAGGAGTTGAAGCCGCAACATTTGCATTCCATTTTGCCTGAAGAAGTCATTGTTCAATGGGAATCTGAAAGGATCTAG
- the LOC11444207 gene encoding mavicyanin — translation MGFVERSVVFLMVMMVAIKVSNAAVHKVGDSSGWTIIGSIDYKKWAATKNFQIGDTIVFEYNSQFHNVMRVTHAMYKSCNGSSPLTTFSTGKDSIKITNYGHHFFLCGIPGHCQAGQKVDINVLNVSASAAPTKSPSALASPVPVASTQAPSPNNASPLIVAKGAFGIIGLAMTVLVFSIST, via the exons ATGGGATTTGTAGAGAGATCTGTAGTTTTCTTGATGGTTATGATGGTAGCTATCAAGGTTTCAAATGCAGCTGTTCACAAGGTTGGAGACTCTTCTGGCTGGACAATCATTGGTAGTATAGATTACAAGAAATGGGCTGCTACTAAGAACTTCCAAATCGGCGACACTATCG TTTTTGAATACAATTCTCAATTCCACAATGTGATGCGTGTGACACACGCTATGTACAAGTCATGCAATGGATCATCCCCTTTAACAACCTTCTCCACTGGCAAAGACTCCATAAAGATAACAAATTATGGTCATCATTTTTTCTTGTGTGGCATTCCTGGCCATTGCCAAGCAGGACAAAAAGTTGATATCAATGTGCTTAATGTTTCTGCTTCAGCAGCACCAACAAAATCTCCATCAGCATTGGCATCTCCAGTCCCAGTTGCCAGTACACAGGCACCTTCTCCGAACAATGCTTCACCATTGATTGTTGCAAAGGGAGCTTTTGGTATTATTGGTTTGGCCATGACAGTTTTAGTGTTTTCTATTTCTACTTAA